One Rhipicephalus microplus isolate Deutch F79 chromosome 4, USDA_Rmic, whole genome shotgun sequence genomic window carries:
- the SdhD gene encoding succinate dehydrogenase, subunit D: MAASMLRFTMCRGTSLGTFQARAFFSTVAKKQLPMVSSMSQQLALYKPQVTTVRLASADTNYVKIWKAERILAVSMIAIVPGAFMFPSPVMDCLLAISTTMHMHWGIETIVVDYVRPALFGNLIPKVAVGAVYALSIAALTGLFYFNFTDVGIVKAIQMLWTV, encoded by the exons ATGGCTGCAAGCATGCTGCGGTTCACGATGTGCCGAG GTACATCTCTCGGTACTTTTCAAGCACGAGCCTTCTTTTCGACCGTGGCGAAGAAACAGCTGCCCATGGTTTCGTCGATGTCTCAGCAACTGGCCCTGTATAAGCCTCAGGTCACGACGGTTCGGCTGGCCTCCGCAGACA CGAACTACGTAAAGATCTGGAAGGCGGAGCGTATCCTCGCCGTGTCTATGATCGCTATCGTTCCTGGAGCGTTTATGTTCCCCAGTCCAGTGATGGATTGCCTGCTCGCAATATCTACCACCATGCACATGCACTG GGGAATCGAAACAATCGTGGTGGACTATGTTCGACCTGCTCTGTTCGGCAACTTGATCCCCAAGGTTGCAGTTGGAGCCGTTTACGCGCTCTCCATTGCTGCACTCACGGGTCTTTTTTACTTCAACTTCACGGATGTGGGTATTGTCAAAGCCATTCAGATGCTCTGGACCGTGTGA
- the LOC119171677 gene encoding uncharacterized protein F54F2.9, translating to MLTTQSCLVPVGSFASKVFYCFAITAFLLCDGASAWTQEDLELFDVVEDVNENFYTFLGLSPDVDTAGIKKAYRKLSLQFHPDKNKEEGSEEKFRKIVAVVEILKDEEKRKKYDAVLENGLPDWRQPVYYYRRVRKMGIAELSFFLVVLLTLGQHVVAWAAYWERKFELEETVLAKFKRKERKSKKLTAVEDEIRASYLDSLGKPSYLDLLIVRFVVFLGWAVWNSPTLVRQGFEKIQERRSRATLEEERTSDEESCDEASERERKPRRRARVIPEAGELPLAAGPAIPALDTCATVPEVRSNDRGAVRKTPWGEEDTVALIRAMKKYPTGTVDRWQKIADLLNRSQDEVMSVMKQLRNFPVANVVPHSQGVTGEDYHSLDENAARPEGKPSLPPPTLAENQPRAVPPLAQRVADWSQEQQKCMEAALQMFPKGTEDRWDRIAEAVPGKSKEECMLRFKFLVEQLKRRKVEKSKMS from the coding sequence ATGTTGACGACGCAGTCATGTCTCGTACCGGTAGGCTCTTTCGCTTCGAAAGTATTCTATTGCTTCGCGATCACGGCGTTCCTGCTGTGCGATGGTGCATCTGCGTGGACCCAGGAGGACCTTGAGCTCTTCGACGTTGTCGAAGACGTGAACGAGAACTTCTACACATTCCTCGGTCTGTCCCCAGACGTGGACACGGCGGGAATCAAGAAGGCGTACAGGAAACTGTCCCTTCAGTTCCACCCTGACAAGAACAAGGAGGAAGGATCGGAAGAGAAGTTCCGTAAGATCGTCGCCGTCGTAGAGATACTGAAGGATGAAGAGAAGAGGAAAAAGTACGACGCGGTGCTGGAAAATGGCCTGCCTGACTGGAGGCAGCCTGTGTACTATTACAGGCGAGTGCGCAAGATGGGTATCGCCGAGCTCTCATTCTTCCTCGTTGTGCTGCTCACGCTGgggcagcacgtcgtggcgtgGGCTGCCTACTGGGAGCGAAAGTTCGAGCTGGAGGAGACCGTGCTGGCCAAGTTCAAGCGCAAAGAGCGCAAGTCGAAGAAGCTGACGGCCGTCGAGGACGAGATTCGTGCCTCGTACCTCGATAGTCTTGGCAAGCCGAGTTACCTGGACCTTCTTATAGTGCGTTTCGTTGTGTTTCTCGGCTGGGCCGTGTGGAACTCGCCTACACTTGTGCGACAGGGTTTCGAGAAAATCCAGGAGCGCCGCAGCCGAGCCACGCTCGAGGAAGAGAGAACGAGCGACGAGGAGTCGTGCGACGAGGCATCGGAGCGGGAGCGCAAGCCTCGGAGACGGGCGCGAGTTATACCCGAGGCCGGAGAGTTGCCTCTCGCGGCGGGCCCCGCGATTCCGGCGCTCGACACCTGCGCGACAGTTCCTGAGGTCCGAAGCAACGACCGAGGCGCCGTTCGCAAGACACCCTGGGGCGAGGAAGACACCGTGGCCCTCATCAGAGCCATGAAGAAGTACCCAACCGGCACCGTGGACCGGTGGCAGAAGATCGCGGACCTGTTGAACCGCAGCCAGGACGAAGTCATGTCGGTAATGAAGCAGCTGCGGAACTTTCCCGTCGCCAACGTTGTGCCACACTCCCAGGGAGTCACGGGAGAAGACTACCACAGTTTAGACGAAAACGCGGCGCGCCCGGAAGGCAAGCCTAGTCTGCCTCCGCCAACGCTTGCCGAAAACCAGCCTAGGGCTGTGCCACCGCTTGCTCAAAGGGTCGCCGACTGGAGCCAAGAACAGCAGAAGTGCATGGAAGCTGCGCTCCAGATGTTCCCAAAGGGAACCGAAGATCGCTGGGACCGTATAGCCGAGGCTGTTCCCGGCAAGTCCAAGGAGGAGTGTATGCTCAGGTTCAAGTTTCTCGTTGAGCAACTGAAACGAAGAAAGGTTGAGAAGTCTAAAATGAGTTAA